TTTTTTGTAAAGAGAGTATTCAGTCTATCTGAAACTCGTTTACTATTAAATTTTTATGTTTTACTGATTTTCTGTACTTTCCTTTATATCTTTTCCTATTTTTATTCATCATACCTTAAAAATATAAATCATCATTATCCTGTTAAGGATTTTAAAATCTTCATTAATCTGGTCCTCCTGTATTTCTCCCGTTCCCATTATCCTGAAAACGCTATACTCAGAACCTTTTGCTTTAATCCAGCTCACCGCATTCATGCGTTAATTTGTCCTGTTCTCCGCGCAGTTTCTCATAAATAATCCTGAAAATTGTTTTAGCAGAGTCCCTCCAGACAGTTTGAACAAGAATGAAAACTGGATGAAACCGTCCACTTTTTTTTAGTGCTTTAATTTTATATCTACTTTGATAACTAAATGAGAAAGAACGCGGCAGAGGTAGAATCTTCCTTACTCGCATTATTTAAAAAAGAGAATTATTCATATAATTTCTTTGGAGGTAAAGGATTCTTATAGAGAAAGAAAATTCTCTATATACCGATCATAAAAGAGAGCTGAGGCATAACATAAGTTTATTAAAATAATTTTCAGGATGGCGAAAGAACTTATATTTTGAAAACGTTTCTGTTACGCACATCAGTTTATTTTGAGAAAGTATACGAGTTTTTTGCGGAAATATTATTAATTATTACGAATTTGTACAAGAATATTATTTATCCCTGATTGCAGAATTTATAGCTATTTCAGCTATATTGGCTCCAAGATCTCCTATTCTTGAAAGGCTATCTACTATAGTCCCGAGGGCTATCATGGCTTCATGGGACTCCAGTTTAAGAATGGAGGAACGCAGTTCTCTTACACGTGAATGAATGTCATCTATACTGTCTATTACCTGGTTAGCAAGTGTGGTGTCAGAGTTATACAAGGCGTCCACTGCCTGCCCTACCAGCTTCATATACGTGCTGCTGAGGTCTTCTATGACTTCCATCACGTCTTCTCTTACCGGCTCCTTCATTTTTGACGCAACGGTTGCCATCCTCTGGGAGTGGTCCGCTATCCTTTCGATAGGACCTGCCGCCATCCTGAAATCATGGTATTCCTCTATGCTCGTTTCCGCAGAATCAGGCATCCTTCCTCCGCAGAGGATGGAACGAAATTGTTTGGAAATAAGGAGGCATAACCTGTCAACCTCGTCGTCCCTCTGGCTTACATCAAGAGCAAGGTCGTGATCGCCAGTCTTGAGGGCTCTTATGGCATCTTTTTGCATGGAGCCTGTGATCAGGAACATCCTGTGTATGCCTTTTTTTATATGGAGCTCATTTGGGTTGAGAAGGTCCTGGATGACAACACAGTTTGAGCTTTCCTCAATGATTTCAGGACCTATTAACTTGTAACAAACCTTTCTGATGACCTGTTTTTGCTCGGAGAGTATTCTTTTTGAGGTAAACTCTATCCTGTCATAGCCGTAAAGGTACGCAGCAATAATATCCCTTTCGAGAGCTTTTGCTTCATAGCCCGTTACGTCAATCCGTTTTGTTTTTATTGTTCGTCCTTCAAGAATAGGGTCGATTAGCAGTTTACCGTCTGGCTGAGCCTGCATGGAGACTCTTGTCCCTGTTTCAATTCCCATTTTTTCGGCCCACTGTTTAGGGAGGGAAATGATATAAGTGGATCCGCCTGTTTGCTGTACTTTTCTTGTCTCTATATGGATTCCCCGTTTTTGCTTGCTTAGAATTATCCTGGAAGTGATTGAGAACTGAATGATTCTTACTTAATATGTAGAATATTTATAGTGTTTAGATAAGAACATAATGTATATACTATTCGGATTTACTATTTATATTCTGAGGAGTCTTTCATTACGAGGAATAAATCCAGAGTCCTGTATTTAAACCTCACTTTTCTCCGGACGGAGGTAAAAAATATTAAAGAGCAGAGCATTCTGGACGTAATGACACTTGAAGGGCACGCCTGCGCTTTCGGAGCTGGAACGATAATAAATGCGATAGCTACATGGAAAGGCGCAGCATTTGGAATAGATCTAAAAACCTTTGCAGATGTGGAACTTTCTGAAAGCGAATCTGTGATTACCGGCTCAATCAAAGAGGTGCCTGAAGGAGATACTCGCCTTATAGAACGCTGCGTGGAACTTGTCCTTGGGAGATTCGGGCTGGAACTTGGAGGCACGATAAGGACATGGAGTGAAATCCCCCTTGCAGGAGGGCTTAAGAGCAGCAGTGCAGCAGCAAACGCTTCAGTCCTTGCGACCCTTCATGCAGTGGGGGAAACAATGCCCTCTCTTGAGATCATAAAACTGGGTGTAAGGGCTGCAAAAGAAGTGGGAGTTACTGTCACTGGAGCATTTGACGATGCCTGCGCTTCTTTTCTGGGTGGTATTGTAATTACCGATAACCGGAATATGAAACTCATCAAACGTGAAGAAGCCGATTCAAGAGTCCTTATATTCGCCCCATCAAAAAAGGCTTTCAGCGCGGACACGAATGTAAAACGTTCACGGCTGATAGCACCATATGTGGAAATGGCATACGAGCTTGCTCTCGCAGGAGATTATGAACGCGCAATGACGCTTAACGGCTTTCTTTACTGCGGAGCTCTCGGGTTTGATACGGAGTATATGCTCAGGGCTCTGGAATGCGGAGTAAAAGGGGTCAGCCTTTCAGGGACAGGCCCTTCTTATGCAGCCCTGGTAAAAGCTGACCAGGTAAAAGAACTTAAGTCTGCGTGGGAAAGCTGCGGCATGGAGGGAAGAGTCATAGAAACCAGTATAAATAACAGTGGCGCAATATCCTTTAACAGGGAGGGGTCCTCTTGAGTGAACTTGAAGCTGTCCGCAAAGAAATAGAGGAGATTGACAGGGAAATCCTTTCCCTTATTGATAAAAGGGTTAACCTTGCTGAAAAAGTGCTTGAATCAAAAAGAATAAATGGAACTTCCATAAATGACCGTAAGCAAAATGAGGTTGTAATCAACAGGACATTAAATACTGCAACCGAGCTCAACCTCGATGTAGGGTCGGTAAAGGAAATTTTTGAAATCCTTATCAGGATGAGCATCGAACGCCAGAATGAACTGAGTGGAAAGGGAAGCCTGCCCTGACCTTTCTCAAAGGAGTAAAAAATGGTTGATATTTCACTGATTATGGGTTCTGAGTCCGACAGGGCAATCGCCAACCGTGCGGTTTCAGTAATTGAAAAAACCAGGTACACTTACGAAGTAATGGTCATTTCTGCCCACAGAAACCCTGACGAGCTTGATATCTATATATCAAATACGGACGCAAAAGTCTTTATTACCATAGCGGGTTTGTCAGCAGCTCTTCCCGGAGTCGTGGCCTCCAAGACTAAAAAACCTGTCATAGGCGTGCCTGTAAGTGCAAAACTCGGCGGGCTTGACGCCCTTCTTTCCATAGCCCAGATGCCTCCGGGAGTGCCTGTCGGAAGTGTAGGAATTGACAACGGGGCAAATGGGGCGTACCTTGCCCTTAGGATCCTGGATTTAATTGAAAATCCCTGATAACACCGGGAATTACTGCTTTCAATTTTTTCTCGGAAATTGAAATGCCTTTTTTTGCTGGCTTGATAGTCTCCAAGGAAGGAGACTTCCCGCCATGGAGTTAAATTCCCAAACTATTTTTAATATTTACCAGATTCCAAAATATTTTTCAATGTTTTTAAAATTCTCAAACTATTTTTTAATATTTAGTTTCTTTTTTACAGAGTGAATCTAAAATGTACTTAATGGGGAGTCCATCCCAAAACCCAGTTTTAATCTAATTCCCAGAATAGTCAAGGATTGTTTTCACAATGAGAAGCTCGATTTATTACTTAAGTACAAGATCCAGAGGCAAATTATGAGTTTTGGGATCAACTAAATGATAATAAAAGAGATTGATTTAAAATTCCTGGATACACTCAGATTTATGAGTTCAGGCTAAAAAAGTAAATTTTCCTGTTTTCACAGGATTGTTGACTGCCTGGAAATCAGTTTTTATCGACGAGTCGTGCGTCCAGAATCTTTAAAGTGCCGGTGTCGCCTTCCCATTCAATTTCGCTTTTTACTATTTCTATGCGCTTTTTAAAGAAAGGAGCATCAAGGACAACAGTTTCATATTCTCCTCCTTCCCCTGCCATATGGACCATACGCCTGCGGTTGAGAGCTTTGAGGCTTTCGATGGAATTAACATTAATAGGGCGCCCAAGCCAGGACTTATCAAGACCGTCGGCTGCGACCCTTACAATCCTGATATCAAGAACTTTTGACATCTCATTAAGGAGCTCTTCGGGATCCCTGTGCCAGAGTGGGGCATAGACCTTGAGCCCCAGGGAATCGCAGATCTTCTGAACCCTGCTTGCCTGGTACTGAGACTCTATAGCACCTACAGACACCCCATCGACATTCACTTTCCTGAGGGCAAGGGTAAGGTCGTCCAGTTCGAGTTCTTTGATTCCGCTGGACTGCTGCTGTATCAGCGGGATTTCACTGGCGGCAGAAATCAGTTCTACCATGTGAAGGTTAATTGAGTGGTACATGTATGAGTCGTCCCTTGCCGGGATAATATTTATGAGGTGGGTGACCTCATGCCCTTCATCAAGGGCTTTTTGGATAGCAAAGATCGAGTCCTTGCCGCCAGAGACCAGTGCTGCGAGTTTCATCTGCATCCTCTTCCGTGGTTTTATTCTCTTTGTACTTCCAGGTTATAATCCGCGAGTTATAATGTGTGGATCATTATAATATTTTATATGTCTTTCCTTTCTCAGCAGCCCGCTCCAATTATTTTTGCGAACTTAAATTTCTGCTCCCAGATTTCCAAAACTGGCTTCGTAGCGGGACTTCATTTCTTCCCATGTCGGAAGACTGGTCTGGCAACCCCTTGACTGTACGGCAAAAGAAGCCACTGTTGACCCGATTTTTCCACAGGTTGGAAGGGAATACTCTCTTGTGTATGCAAGCAGAAAACCTGCCCTGTAGGCGTCTCCTGCTCCTGTAGGGTCCAAAGCCTTTACAGAAACTACAGGGATTGACCACTGGTCACCGCCCCTGTAGATTATGCTGCCTTCGGCATCATAAGTGACAACAATGACATCAATCATATCCCTGAGTTCGGAAAAACTCTTTCCGGTCATCTCTGAGACCCTTTTGATTTCATGCTTGTTTGCAAAAAGAATGTCAGTGTGGGCGAGAATTGTCTCAAGATTTTCTTTTGAATAAGTGACAAGGTCCTGTCCCGGGTCGAAGGATACAAAACCTGCAATCTGCGCTATTTTTGCATTATAGACACAGTCCGCTGTTGCAAGATGAACAAAATCCACAGGTTCAGGTTCCAGCTCTTTGAATTTTGAGGAAGCTCCCCAGTAAAAATATGTGGTCTGGTTATCTTCCCTGTCCGTAAAAATGAAAGCCTTGGAGATTTTTCTGTCTTCAATAGTATAAAGGCGGGAAAGATCAACATATGCCTCTTTAAGAAGCTTTTCATACCCCGAGCTTGAAAAGTCCGTACCTACAGGAGATATCAGCTGGCTTTTTCCTCCCAGCTTTGCAATCGCAACTGCGATATTTGCAGCCCCTCCCCCGGGGTATTCTTCATAGTCAATTACAGGGGAAGACTCATTTTTTCCTGCGATATTTTCGACATCTACGATATAATCAAGAGCAGTATGCCCCACAACGGAGATAATTCTGTCCATGCAGTTTCCTCTTTTTCAGGTCTGGGAGAAGCCCGGAAATTTTTTAGGATTGGGATATATTCTAAAAAGACAAATAAAGTAAAAACTCAGAAAAAGATAAAATTACTGATTTTATCCTTTTCTGCCGTGGCAGATATCAGGACAGATTTTATTCAGCCAGAGGTTTAATTGATCCCTGGCTACGCAAAGCTGCCTGCATAATAAGAAGTCGTACAGGTACACCTTCCTCTGCCGCGGCACATCACACATAAAGGAAGGAAGCCTGTTTATTTGTTTGCCTTGCCTTTTTGCTGCTGTTCACCTTTTTCGACTGACCGTTCAAATTCCGTAACTTCGACAACTGTCAACGGAACATCGCGGAGAGACTTCCCTATGACGGATTTTGCAATCCTTTCTGCATGTTCTGCAGATTCGGCATCAAAAACCTTCATTTCGAAAATAAGCCCTACAAGTGCTGTGTTTGCTGCTATAAAAACACTGCTAAAAGGCTCACCGCATACCGGGCAGGATGTGGTTCCCACATCTACCTCTACAAAATCGAGTTTGGGGTTCAGGCGCTTTCCAGCCTCGGAAATTGCAACCCCTATCGCATCATCAGCCGTTTTTACATCTCTAACCAACCAAGCTGCTTCAAGTACCACATGAAAGTTCTTCATAATTGTCCACCGTAATTATAGTATACGTTTTTAACTATCCCGGAATAGGGAAAAATATTGAAATCTAAAGAATAGAGTAAAGTATGTTAATTATTCTGGCTTCGAATACGTGTTTGTATTTATAAGTTTTACGTATTATATGGTTTTTCAGTTTAATCTTTTGGATTTTTAATTTGAATTATAGTTTTAATTTTCTGTAATTTATAGTTTTAATTTTCTGTAATAAGTCTCAGTGCCTTATTTATATTGTAAAAAGGGTTTCATCATCCACCGCGAAAACCCCGAGTTTTGCTCCTGCATCGAGCCAGGCATGCCCGTAACTGAAGGAAGCGAGGGCATTTACAGGATCCCCGTTTTCAAGAAAGTAGATTCCATCTTTATAGTAAGCTTCTGCCATTGTATAGTAATCCTTTGCTACCTCATGCATATGGGAGTTCGGGATCGGAGCATACTTTGCTTTTTGCAGTGCTCTTTTTAACATATCTTCGTACCGGTTAACCTTTTCATTCAAATCGGCAGGCATTTTGACCACCAGAAAGTGTATACAGTAATTCAGCTATTCTTTGCTCAACAGATTTTTTTCAGTTTCATTCAATGTTTTCCATGATTTCTTCAGGCCCATCCGCAAGTTTCACAAGGGCTTCAGCTTCCAGAAAATGCAGTTTTCCCGGAACCACAAGGATGTGAAGAGGCTTTCCAAAATCAAAACCTTTCAGGTCCTCTGCGTAACCAGCTTTTACTACAGGCTTTTCCGAGCCTGCCCTTGCTATTCCCACAGCAACAGCCCTATCCATCACTCCTTCCCCCCTTTTACTTTCAACTTCAAGGAGAAGCTTAAGGGCGATGTTAACGGACATAAATCCCTTATCTTTATCGATATCCAGAAAAACAAGAGTATGAAGCCCGAATGAAGAATTTTGCTTTATGGTATCATAAGGGGTTTCAGAAATTACTTTCGTCCCTCGCCTGCTTTCATAAGGATAGGGAATGCTTGCAGACTTCCCAAACCGGTAGTTCTGTAGCCCTGTTAGCCCTGAAACAGCTGATGTGATGGACGCCCCGTGGATCAGACGGGTCTCTATCCCGAGCTTTTCAGCTCTGAGGCGCAGGTCAACATGTGTTGTGGAGACCATTGTATCTCCACCGGTGAGGAAAGCTACTTTTTTGTCTCTGGCATTATCAAGCCAGTCAGGGTGCTGTTCCACATCTTCCCTTGAGAGTAAATGAACCTTCTTTCCGTAGAGCTTTTCCATTTTCTCAGGGTTTGTTCCCATGAGACAGGATGTGTAAAACTCAGCGTATACCAGGTCAGCTTCCTTAACAGCTTCAAGTCCTTTTAAGGAGATATCGTATTCATCAAAAAGGCCCAGCCCTATAAATGTGAGCATAACCCGCTTTAGGAGCTTATTGGTTTAAAGCTTTTGGCGCCACGGCTTATCCGGGGAGTCTTCAGCTTTGTTTTTAGAATTACAGATTCGCTCAACGTATTTATATCTAGAAATTAATAATAGAAATGGGAATTACAATCTTAGTTTTTGGAGGTATCTTTCTACGGTAAAGGTTACACTTATTCATGCCACCTGGTGTACTGCCTGCCCAGCGACGCGTCGGTTCTGGAACGACCTTAAATCAAAATATGATTTTGAGTATGAGGAAATTGATGTAGAAAGCCAGGAAGGACAGGCCCTAATTGATAAATACGGCATAGTTGGCGTTCCTACAACTCTTATAGACGGGGAACCTGCTTTTACAGGGCTTCCTAAAAAAGCCGAGGCAATAGCCCGTATTACATGAAAGCAGATTAAAATTTACTTTTTGAACACATTTCTATTTTCTGGAGGTTATATATGTACGACCTGATTATTATAGGAGGGGGACCTGCGGGACTTACTGCAGGGATTTACGCTGTGCGTTATGGACTTGATACCCTTATTCTGGAGAGAAATGAGATCAGCGGCCAGATCTCAATGGCGGATATTGTGGAGAACTACCCCGGTTTTCCATCGATTTCGGGGCTTGAACTCATGGAAAGATTTAGAACACATGCTCAGGAGGTAGGGGTAAAAACCACAATTACAGAGGTTCTTTCAGTCAGGTCTGAAGGAACAAAGAAAATTATTACAACGGACAGTGGGGACCTCGAGGCAAAAGCCGTAATAATTGCCACAGGCGCAAATCCAAAACACCTTGGCGTTCCGGGAGAGAAAGAGCTGATCAGTAAGGGAGTCTCCTACTGTGCGATATGTGACGGGCCTTTTTTCAGAAACAAAATTGTAGCCGTCGTAGGAGGCGGCAACTCCGCTGTTACAGATGCTCTTTTCCTGTCAAAAGTTGCCCAGAAGGTATATCTTGTCCACAGGCGGGACCATTTGAAAGCTGCCAGGGTCCTTCAGGACAGGGTTGACGGAACTCCAAATATCGAGTTAATACTCAATTCGCACGTCCTGGAAATAGTTGGGACCAGGGAAGGAATTAAAAAAGTCGAAAAAATTATCCTGGAAGATGTTAACAGTAGAGAAACCCGTGAGCTTTCTACCAATGGCGTTTTTATCTATGTAGGAATCCACCCGAATACCGAATTCGTGGATGTTGAAAAAGATGAAGGAGGCTTCATCAAAACAGACCGCTGGATGGAAACCTCAGAGAAAGGGATTTATGCAGCAGGAGATTGTCGTGATACTCCCATCTGGCAACTTGTAACAGCGGTAAGAGATGGGGCAATTGCAGCCACAGCCGCATATGAATACATTGAGAAAATTAGATGAAAAATGTAGAAGAATAAGAAAAGTATTGTAAAAAATGACCAGGGCAGGAGGACGATAAAGAAAGCTCGCCTCAAAAGTAAATCCAGAACGAACACTAATCCGAATGAACACTATACAAAGTAAGCACTATCTAAAGTAAGCACTATCTAAAGTAAGCACTATCTAAAGTAAGCACTATCTAAAGTAAGCACTATCTAAAGTAAGCACTATCTAAAGTAAGCACTATCTAAAGTAAGCACTATACAAAGTGAACACTATCTAAAGTAAGCACTATACAAAGTGAACACTATACAAAGTGAACACTATTTTTGCAAACTAGAAAGGACAGAAAATCTTGCTGTCCTGGCTCAGACGTCAGGGATCTATTTCAGGTTTATTCCAGCATCTGATTGATTTTATTGTAAAAATCTATAATCAATTTTGTCGCGTCGCTTTCCATGTTCAGCTGGAAGGTCCGGATCTGCTTGCCGAGAGGTTTTTCTATTACAATACCCGACTCTATTAGAGGGGTAATTACTCTTGACACGCTGGAGTGCGACAGGCCTGTTTCTTCTGCTATTCCAGATAAATACGTTGATTCATTCTGGTGCTCGATGAGGTTTTTAAGGACGGTCATCTGTGCAGTCTTTCCAAAAATCTTTTCAAGTGGATCCATTGTTATCATCTCAGAGGTGGCTGTTCTCCGTAAGTGATTCTTATTTCCAATATTAACTTGCTATTTATGGCTATAAACTTATCTCCCAATTGGGTGATCAGGCGATTCATATGAAATCCTCTAAATATTTGGATAACTCCGCTTCCCCTCGAATTACTGTGTACATTTTTGGATACACTCTTCGTTTTAAAATTTGAGAAATGTTTAATAACTAAGAAAATATATACTGTATGAGGTGGAGGGAAAATGTATAACAATACTCTTAACCATGAAATATTAAAACTTATAAAAGAACAGCCAGAAATAAGCGAGAAGAATATTGCACGTACGCTTTCAATTACGGAAGATGCGGTAAAAGCCCGGCTTGCAGACCTGAGGGACGTCAGGGATAAAATCCTGATAATGGGTAATGGGCATAATAACTACCATAACCTCAGAAATGAGCTGGAAGCTGAAAATTACAATGTCGTTAATGTCTCAGATGCCTTATTAGCCCTTGAAACCGTAAAAGAAGAGAGACCTGACATTGTACTTCTTGATACAGCTTCCCTTAATGCAGACGGTTTTGAGATTTGCAGGCAGCTTAAGGCTAATCCGAAATGCTGGTGGATTCCTATTATGGTCCTGAGTGAAAGAAATAAAGCAGAAGACAGCATTAAAGCCTTCAAGTCCGGAGCCGATGACTTTATTTCCACACCGTTCAATACTCTGGAACTGAGAGCCAGAGTTGGAATGGTTTTGAGACGTAGCCGTATTTAAATCCTGAAAATGATTTATTATCGAGAATCGGTGATAATCCTGCAAACTATCTAGATTGAAAAAGGCGAAATCTCCTTTCTTTCCCTTTTCAGACCTGATAGAGTTAATAAAAAATTAAGATTGGGATATCGGATTTCATATGGACATCTTAAGAATATAATTTATTCACTTCTTAAGATGCC
This window of the Methanosarcina mazei S-6 genome carries:
- a CDS encoding chorismate mutase, encoding MSELEAVRKEIEEIDREILSLIDKRVNLAEKVLESKRINGTSINDRKQNEVVINRTLNTATELNLDVGSVKEIFEILIRMSIERQNELSGKGSLP
- the dph5 gene encoding diphthine synthase encodes the protein MLTFIGLGLFDEYDISLKGLEAVKEADLVYAEFYTSCLMGTNPEKMEKLYGKKVHLLSREDVEQHPDWLDNARDKKVAFLTGGDTMVSTTHVDLRLRAEKLGIETRLIHGASITSAVSGLTGLQNYRFGKSASIPYPYESRRGTKVISETPYDTIKQNSSFGLHTLVFLDIDKDKGFMSVNIALKLLLEVESKRGEGVMDRAVAVGIARAGSEKPVVKAGYAEDLKGFDFGKPLHILVVPGKLHFLEAEALVKLADGPEEIMENIE
- a CDS encoding carbohydrate kinase family protein — its product is MDRIISVVGHTALDYIVDVENIAGKNESSPVIDYEEYPGGGAANIAVAIAKLGGKSQLISPVGTDFSSSGYEKLLKEAYVDLSRLYTIEDRKISKAFIFTDREDNQTTYFYWGASSKFKELEPEPVDFVHLATADCVYNAKIAQIAGFVSFDPGQDLVTYSKENLETILAHTDILFANKHEIKRVSEMTGKSFSELRDMIDVIVVTYDAEGSIIYRGGDQWSIPVVSVKALDPTGAGDAYRAGFLLAYTREYSLPTCGKIGSTVASFAVQSRGCQTSLPTWEEMKSRYEASFGNLGAEI
- a CDS encoding glutaredoxin family protein encodes the protein MFLELQIRSTYLYLEINNRNGNYNLSFWRYLSTVKVTLIHATWCTACPATRRFWNDLKSKYDFEYEEIDVESQEGQALIDKYGIVGVPTTLIDGEPAFTGLPKKAEAIARIT
- a CDS encoding DUF357 domain-containing protein — translated: MPADLNEKVNRYEDMLKRALQKAKYAPIPNSHMHEVAKDYYTMAEAYYKDGIYFLENGDPVNALASFSYGHAWLDAGAKLGVFAVDDETLFTI
- a CDS encoding 5-(carboxyamino)imidazole ribonucleotide mutase, with the translated sequence MVDISLIMGSESDRAIANRAVSVIEKTRYTYEVMVISAHRNPDELDIYISNTDAKVFITIAGLSAALPGVVASKTKKPVIGVPVSAKLGGLDALLSIAQMPPGVPVGSVGIDNGANGAYLALRILDLIENP
- a CDS encoding DUF555 domain-containing protein, giving the protein MKNFHVVLEAAWLVRDVKTADDAIGVAISEAGKRLNPKLDFVEVDVGTTSCPVCGEPFSSVFIAANTALVGLIFEMKVFDAESAEHAERIAKSVIGKSLRDVPLTVVEVTEFERSVEKGEQQQKGKANK
- the trxB gene encoding thioredoxin-disulfide reductase, with the translated sequence MYDLIIIGGGPAGLTAGIYAVRYGLDTLILERNEISGQISMADIVENYPGFPSISGLELMERFRTHAQEVGVKTTITEVLSVRSEGTKKIITTDSGDLEAKAVIIATGANPKHLGVPGEKELISKGVSYCAICDGPFFRNKIVAVVGGGNSAVTDALFLSKVAQKVYLVHRRDHLKAARVLQDRVDGTPNIELILNSHVLEIVGTREGIKKVEKIILEDVNSRETRELSTNGVFIYVGIHPNTEFVDVEKDEGGFIKTDRWMETSEKGIYAAGDCRDTPIWQLVTAVRDGAIAATAAYEYIEKIR
- a CDS encoding diphthine--ammonia ligase; translated protein: MKLAALVSGGKDSIFAIQKALDEGHEVTHLINIIPARDDSYMYHSINLHMVELISAASEIPLIQQQSSGIKELELDDLTLALRKVNVDGVSVGAIESQYQASRVQKICDSLGLKVYAPLWHRDPEELLNEMSKVLDIRIVRVAADGLDKSWLGRPINVNSIESLKALNRRRMVHMAGEGGEYETVVLDAPFFKKRIEIVKSEIEWEGDTGTLKILDARLVDKN
- a CDS encoding phosphate uptake regulator PhoU, translated to METRKVQQTGGSTYIISLPKQWAEKMGIETGTRVSMQAQPDGKLLIDPILEGRTIKTKRIDVTGYEAKALERDIIAAYLYGYDRIEFTSKRILSEQKQVIRKVCYKLIGPEIIEESSNCVVIQDLLNPNELHIKKGIHRMFLITGSMQKDAIRALKTGDHDLALDVSQRDDEVDRLCLLISKQFRSILCGGRMPDSAETSIEEYHDFRMAAGPIERIADHSQRMATVASKMKEPVREDVMEVIEDLSSTYMKLVGQAVDALYNSDTTLANQVIDSIDDIHSRVRELRSSILKLESHEAMIALGTIVDSLSRIGDLGANIAEIAINSAIRDK
- a CDS encoding MarR family transcriptional regulator, which codes for MDPLEKIFGKTAQMTVLKNLIEHQNESTYLSGIAEETGLSHSSVSRVITPLIESGIVIEKPLGKQIRTFQLNMESDATKLIIDFYNKINQMLE
- a CDS encoding shikimate kinase, translated to MTLEGHACAFGAGTIINAIATWKGAAFGIDLKTFADVELSESESVITGSIKEVPEGDTRLIERCVELVLGRFGLELGGTIRTWSEIPLAGGLKSSSAAANASVLATLHAVGETMPSLEIIKLGVRAAKEVGVTVTGAFDDACASFLGGIVITDNRNMKLIKREEADSRVLIFAPSKKAFSADTNVKRSRLIAPYVEMAYELALAGDYERAMTLNGFLYCGALGFDTEYMLRALECGVKGVSLSGTGPSYAALVKADQVKELKSAWESCGMEGRVIETSINNSGAISFNREGSS
- a CDS encoding response regulator; the encoded protein is MYNNTLNHEILKLIKEQPEISEKNIARTLSITEDAVKARLADLRDVRDKILIMGNGHNNYHNLRNELEAENYNVVNVSDALLALETVKEERPDIVLLDTASLNADGFEICRQLKANPKCWWIPIMVLSERNKAEDSIKAFKSGADDFISTPFNTLELRARVGMVLRRSRI